In a single window of the Bradyrhizobium sp. Ash2021 genome:
- a CDS encoding MmgE/PrpD family protein → MTQVGALARYAARAKFDDLSAESRKQLPVHILDSLGCCIAALGAGPVRACREQIAEFGGTGPSTLIGGGKANPIYAAFWHTALVRYVDIMDNFLAQTETCHTADNFGVALTIADYVGGSGRDLMLGVALGYTVQSRFVDHANFMTRGLDHTAQLAFSLNAAAGRLLGLSEQQIGHAMAMAAVSDASFAVVRAKPLSQWKGLASAQSALGAMNTLFLARRGVEGPLQVIEGPLGIDHLLGVKIDIDWDKQGYEGVTESTIKKYNSMIHTQSAVHCMVELARQKKLDPNKIVSIEAEVFQLAFDFAGGGLYGVDKIIRTKEQADHSLPYLLSVALIDGDVTPAQFKPDRITKPDVQALLKKVSTRPNHEFTAQYPRKMPAKIIIRLQDGTVIEHEVQDYPGLASRPFTWEESVEKFDGLVVGRIDAELSREIKDAVLSLESIQVRDLVKLLSHAKAPGREASDVGRNLSRKATA, encoded by the coding sequence ATGACCCAAGTCGGAGCTCTCGCCAGGTACGCTGCTCGCGCCAAATTCGACGACCTCTCGGCCGAGTCGCGCAAACAACTGCCGGTTCACATTCTGGATTCGTTGGGCTGCTGCATCGCCGCCCTTGGGGCCGGTCCTGTTCGGGCTTGTCGCGAACAGATTGCGGAGTTTGGTGGCACCGGCCCGTCCACGCTGATCGGTGGTGGGAAGGCGAACCCAATTTACGCTGCATTCTGGCACACCGCACTCGTGCGCTACGTCGATATCATGGACAACTTCCTGGCCCAGACCGAAACTTGCCATACGGCGGACAATTTCGGCGTTGCGCTGACGATTGCCGACTACGTCGGCGGCAGCGGCCGAGACCTGATGCTCGGGGTGGCCCTGGGCTACACGGTCCAGTCGCGGTTCGTTGATCATGCCAACTTCATGACGCGCGGCTTAGACCACACGGCGCAACTGGCCTTTTCGCTCAACGCTGCGGCTGGGCGACTGCTCGGCTTGAGCGAGCAGCAGATTGGCCACGCCATGGCGATGGCCGCGGTCAGCGATGCATCATTCGCCGTCGTTCGGGCAAAACCGCTGTCGCAATGGAAGGGTCTCGCCTCGGCGCAGTCGGCGCTCGGCGCCATGAACACTTTGTTCCTTGCCCGTCGTGGCGTCGAGGGGCCGCTGCAAGTGATCGAGGGTCCGCTGGGAATCGATCATCTTCTTGGGGTGAAGATCGACATCGACTGGGACAAGCAGGGATATGAGGGCGTCACGGAGAGTACCATCAAGAAGTACAACTCCATGATCCATACGCAGTCCGCAGTCCATTGTATGGTCGAACTGGCCCGGCAGAAAAAACTCGATCCCAACAAGATTGTCTCGATCGAGGCAGAGGTGTTCCAACTCGCCTTCGACTTCGCCGGCGGCGGCCTTTACGGCGTGGACAAAATCATCCGTACCAAGGAGCAGGCGGATCACAGCCTTCCGTACCTGCTTTCGGTCGCGCTCATCGATGGTGATGTGACGCCGGCACAATTCAAGCCGGACCGCATCACCAAGCCCGACGTCCAAGCGTTGCTGAAGAAGGTTTCGACCCGTCCGAATCATGAGTTCACGGCTCAATACCCCCGCAAGATGCCCGCCAAGATCATCATCCGGCTGCAAGACGGGACAGTGATCGAGCACGAGGTCCAAGATTACCCGGGTCTCGCTTCCCGTCCGTTCACGTGGGAGGAATCCGTTGAGAAATTCGACGGGCTCGTAGTCGGTCGCATCGATGCGGAGCTAAGTCGGGAGATCAAGGACGCCGTGCTTTCGCTCGAAAGCATCCAGGTCCGGGATTTGGTGAAACTGCTTAGCCACGCAAAGGCGCCTGGCAGAGAGGCCAGTGATGTGGGCCGCAACTTATCCAGAAAGGCAACCGCATGA
- a CDS encoding lactate utilization protein B gives MSISPEQLLDNSMLHPEVLAGEDAYGIYRNGHRLDHAEGASKPLRSRPEPQPRGAKVHGNRPVNQAEAAGRFIAAPEHEKMHDERLWDLRQKRDREMHHIPEWEELRALASAIKEHTLTHLDEYLDQFETRARANGIHVHWARDAAEHNRIVHGILSDHGAKSLIKSKSMLTEECGFRAYMASVGIEVVETDLGERIQQLDKEDPSHVVVPAVHKLRTDVANVFANTIGTDPDNSDVHYLAEAQREATRPLILAADAGMTGGNFVVAETGTFVVCTNEGNADLSANVPKLHIASIGIEKIIPRLEHLAVLVRLLSRSALGSPMTQYTSHFRGPRAGGEMHVVLVDNGRSERLGLEEFWTSLKCIRCGACMNTCPVYRRSGGLSYGATYSGPIGLIIDPTFNARKYSNLPFASSLNGSCTNVCPVKINIHEQIYAWRRELVKRHDVPLVKKAAMKAAGELLSRPIAYRAAIASADVALAHLPRFVIYNGLNAWGKHREVPHPPKQTFHSWYKANRGGKQ, from the coding sequence ATGAGCATCTCTCCTGAGCAGTTGCTCGATAACTCCATGCTGCATCCCGAGGTGCTGGCTGGCGAAGACGCTTATGGCATCTACCGCAACGGCCACCGCCTCGATCACGCCGAGGGCGCCTCGAAGCCACTTCGCTCGCGGCCTGAACCGCAGCCGCGCGGCGCGAAGGTCCACGGCAATCGGCCGGTCAACCAGGCGGAAGCGGCCGGCCGCTTCATTGCCGCGCCCGAGCACGAAAAGATGCATGACGAGCGCCTCTGGGATCTTCGTCAGAAGCGCGATCGGGAAATGCACCACATTCCCGAATGGGAAGAGCTCCGGGCGCTTGCCTCTGCCATCAAGGAGCACACGCTTACCCACCTCGATGAATACCTAGATCAGTTCGAGACGCGTGCGCGGGCGAATGGCATTCATGTGCACTGGGCACGCGACGCGGCCGAGCACAATCGGATCGTTCACGGTATCCTCAGCGACCACGGCGCGAAATCGCTGATCAAGAGCAAATCGATGCTGACCGAGGAGTGCGGCTTCCGCGCTTACATGGCCTCGGTCGGGATCGAGGTGGTCGAGACCGACCTTGGCGAGCGCATCCAGCAGCTCGACAAGGAAGACCCGAGCCATGTCGTGGTGCCGGCCGTGCACAAGCTTCGGACCGATGTGGCGAACGTGTTCGCCAACACGATCGGCACGGACCCCGACAACAGCGACGTCCATTATCTCGCGGAAGCGCAGCGTGAGGCGACGCGCCCGCTGATCCTTGCGGCCGACGCCGGCATGACGGGAGGCAATTTCGTCGTCGCGGAGACCGGCACGTTTGTCGTCTGCACCAACGAGGGCAATGCCGACTTGTCGGCCAATGTACCGAAGCTGCATATCGCCTCGATCGGCATCGAGAAGATCATTCCCCGTTTGGAACACCTGGCGGTGCTTGTTCGCCTGTTGTCGCGCAGCGCGCTGGGCTCGCCGATGACCCAATACACCTCGCACTTCCGCGGCCCGCGGGCAGGCGGCGAGATGCATGTGGTGCTGGTGGATAACGGCCGCTCCGAGCGGCTCGGCCTCGAAGAGTTTTGGACTTCGCTCAAATGCATTCGCTGCGGCGCCTGCATGAACACCTGCCCGGTCTACCGGCGCAGCGGCGGCTTGAGCTACGGCGCAACCTATTCCGGACCGATTGGCCTCATCATCGATCCGACCTTCAACGCACGCAAATACAGCAACCTGCCCTTCGCCTCATCGCTCAATGGCAGTTGCACCAATGTCTGCCCGGTGAAGATCAATATCCACGAGCAGATCTATGCCTGGCGAAGGGAATTGGTGAAGCGGCACGATGTCCCGCTGGTCAAGAAGGCCGCGATGAAGGCCGCCGGCGAGTTGCTGTCTCGTCCCATAGCCTATCGTGCCGCGATCGCCTCGGCCGATGTTGCGCTGGCGCACCTGCCGCGCTTCGTTATCTACAACGGCCTTAATGCCTGGGGAAAGCACCGCGAGGTGCCGCATCCGCCAAAGCAAACATTCCACAGCTGGTACAAGGCGAACCGCGGAGGCAAACAATGA
- the fumC gene encoding class II fumarate hydratase, translated as MNEAVTPILLDTPIGINATGKRHETDSMGGIDVPADRYWGAQTQRSLVHFSIGDDHMPKRVYYAYGYVKKAAALVNAAAGRLPQRKTDAIVRAADEAITGKLDEHFPLYVWQTGSGTQSNMNVNEVLSNRAIQLLGGKIGSKSPVHPNDDVNMGQSSNDSFPTAMHIAAVLELEEHLLPYAEALAESIEAKAREWSDVVKTGRTHLQDAVPLTVGQEWSGYAHQIRDALERIRFSEKDLFELAAGGTAVGTGLNAPAGFSQEIAAKIAELTGHPFITAPNKFAAQGSLDGMVAAMAALRGLAVALMKVANDMRWLASGPRCGLGELLLPENEPGSSIMPGKVNPTQCEAMVMVCIEVIGEDNAVAFAGSQGNFELNAMRPVIINNFLHSAAILGDACEKFRRFSVEGTRLNRKRIDETVGRSLMLVTALSPVIGYDKASAIAHKANDDDLSLKEAALQSGYIDEKRFDEIVNPENMVGHGLAGA; from the coding sequence ATGAACGAAGCAGTAACTCCCATCTTGCTCGATACCCCGATCGGCATCAATGCGACCGGCAAACGTCATGAAACCGACTCGATGGGCGGCATCGACGTGCCGGCCGACCGCTACTGGGGCGCGCAGACGCAGCGCAGTCTTGTCCATTTCTCGATCGGCGACGACCACATGCCGAAGCGCGTCTATTATGCCTACGGCTACGTGAAGAAGGCGGCGGCGCTGGTCAACGCCGCGGCCGGCCGGCTGCCCCAACGGAAAACGGATGCCATCGTACGCGCTGCCGACGAGGCCATCACAGGCAAGCTCGACGAGCATTTTCCGCTCTATGTCTGGCAGACCGGATCGGGCACCCAGTCGAACATGAACGTCAACGAGGTGCTGTCGAACCGCGCCATCCAGCTGCTCGGCGGCAAGATTGGCAGCAAGTCGCCGGTCCATCCCAACGACGACGTCAATATGGGGCAGTCGTCGAACGACAGCTTCCCGACCGCGATGCACATCGCCGCGGTGCTAGAGCTTGAGGAGCATTTGCTGCCGTATGCGGAGGCGCTGGCTGAGTCGATCGAGGCGAAGGCGAGGGAATGGAGCGACGTCGTCAAGACCGGGCGGACGCATCTGCAGGATGCCGTACCGCTGACGGTGGGACAGGAATGGTCGGGTTACGCGCATCAGATCCGCGACGCGCTGGAGCGTATCCGCTTCTCTGAGAAGGACCTCTTCGAGCTGGCCGCAGGAGGCACCGCCGTCGGCACCGGGCTCAACGCACCGGCGGGCTTCAGCCAGGAGATCGCGGCCAAGATCGCCGAGCTGACCGGCCATCCCTTCATCACCGCGCCCAACAAGTTCGCGGCCCAGGGTTCGCTCGACGGGATGGTTGCCGCCATGGCGGCGTTGCGCGGGCTTGCGGTTGCCTTGATGAAGGTCGCCAACGATATGCGCTGGCTCGCCTCCGGCCCGCGGTGCGGTCTGGGCGAACTCCTGCTGCCGGAAAACGAGCCGGGCTCCTCGATCATGCCGGGCAAGGTCAACCCGACCCAGTGCGAGGCGATGGTGATGGTGTGCATCGAGGTGATCGGCGAGGACAACGCGGTAGCGTTCGCCGGCAGCCAGGGCAACTTCGAGCTCAATGCGATGCGCCCGGTCATCATCAACAATTTCCTGCATTCTGCGGCCATCCTGGGCGATGCTTGCGAGAAGTTCCGGCGCTTCTCGGTTGAGGGCACGCGGCTCAACCGCAAGCGCATCGACGAGACGGTCGGGCGCTCGCTCATGCTGGTTACCGCACTCAGTCCGGTTATCGGCTACGACAAAGCGTCGGCGATCGCGCACAAGGCCAACGACGACGATCTGAGCTTGAAGGAGGCCGCCCTTCAGTCCGGCTACATCGACGAGAAGCGTTTCGATGAGATCGTCAACCCCGAGAACATGGTCGGGCACGGTCTCGCCGGGGCATAG
- a CDS encoding LUD domain-containing protein, with translation MTSRDDILASIQANLPQVDRPLPVVPLFDNNAPASLLSTFKPSLERMGGIFLDPPDSGDPLAPVRAKIASAKIVCSMVPEIAGNRDIAGVGAPQDLADVDLAIVRASFAVAETGSVLLTETDLSINALAYLAQHLIVLLDPADIAVNLHHAYRRPEFRDRHYASFHTGPSATADIEGVLIHGAQGVRSLSVLPIARTP, from the coding sequence ATGACCAGCCGCGACGATATCCTGGCGTCGATCCAGGCCAACCTGCCGCAAGTTGACCGACCGCTGCCGGTTGTTCCACTGTTCGACAATAATGCACCGGCATCGCTTCTCTCTACGTTCAAGCCCAGTTTGGAACGTATGGGAGGCATATTTCTCGATCCTCCGGACTCGGGCGATCCTCTAGCCCCCGTGCGGGCGAAGATCGCGAGCGCCAAAATCGTCTGCTCGATGGTGCCGGAGATCGCCGGCAACCGGGATATCGCAGGCGTCGGCGCGCCGCAGGATCTGGCGGACGTGGATCTCGCGATCGTCCGCGCTTCCTTCGCCGTGGCCGAGACCGGCTCCGTGCTCCTGACCGAAACGGACCTAAGCATCAACGCGCTTGCTTACCTCGCACAGCACCTGATCGTGCTGCTCGATCCCGCCGACATCGCCGTCAATCTGCATCATGCCTATCGCCGGCCGGAATTCCGCGACAGGCACTATGCCAGCTTCCACACTGGCCCATCCGCCACCGCGGACATCGAGGGCGTGCTCATCCATGGCGCGCAGGGTGTCCGCTCGCTCTCTGTTCTGCCGATCGCCAGAACTCCTTAA
- the cydB gene encoding cytochrome d ubiquinol oxidase subunit II encodes MIMFWVTLLAVSILIYVLLDGFDLGVGMLFGVAGGEPRRHAMISAVAPIWDGNETWLIVSGVILWGAFPVVYSILMSAFYLPVLLMLAGLILRGVAFQFRYEAKRLRWIWNASFAGGSLIASFMQGLMVGALVEGLPISGVRYAGGEFGWLSPFAVLCGIGLCIGYALLGASWLVGKRNDEVRDQAYRLIPYLSVALLVFLIAVFAYALARDLAVMARWLDRPSLFFFPAVGAWAAIVLVAGVHRRREHALPFPMVAVIFVAAFCTLAISFWPYMIPFSITIEQAAAPHSSLAFMFWGAGLFVFPLMLLYTVISLTVFRGKVAGPADPY; translated from the coding sequence ATGATCATGTTCTGGGTGACACTCCTGGCCGTTAGCATTCTCATTTACGTGCTACTGGACGGTTTCGACCTTGGGGTCGGCATGCTCTTCGGTGTAGCCGGCGGCGAGCCGCGAAGACATGCCATGATCAGCGCGGTGGCGCCAATCTGGGACGGCAACGAAACGTGGCTTATCGTCTCGGGCGTGATCCTCTGGGGCGCCTTTCCGGTCGTCTATTCAATCCTGATGTCGGCGTTTTATCTCCCGGTTCTACTGATGCTGGCGGGGCTGATCCTGCGCGGCGTGGCCTTTCAGTTTCGGTACGAGGCCAAGCGACTGCGCTGGATCTGGAACGCAAGCTTTGCAGGAGGCTCGCTCATCGCATCATTCATGCAGGGCCTGATGGTGGGCGCTCTCGTGGAGGGTCTGCCGATCTCCGGCGTCCGGTACGCTGGCGGCGAATTCGGCTGGCTCAGTCCCTTTGCGGTGCTTTGTGGCATCGGTCTGTGTATCGGCTACGCGCTGCTTGGTGCCTCGTGGCTTGTGGGGAAACGCAACGACGAGGTCCGCGACCAGGCCTATCGCCTCATCCCATATCTGTCGGTAGCGCTGCTCGTCTTCCTCATCGCCGTGTTCGCCTATGCACTGGCCAGGGACCTTGCGGTGATGGCGCGATGGCTCGACCGACCTTCCTTGTTTTTCTTTCCAGCGGTCGGCGCCTGGGCCGCAATCGTGCTCGTCGCCGGCGTTCACCGCCGTCGTGAGCACGCGCTGCCGTTCCCTATGGTTGCTGTCATTTTCGTGGCGGCCTTTTGCACGCTGGCGATTTCGTTCTGGCCCTACATGATCCCGTTCTCGATCACGATCGAACAGGCGGCCGCCCCTCACTCGAGCCTTGCCTTCATGTTTTGGGGAGCGGGTCTCTTCGTGTTCCCGCTCATGCTGCTCTATACCGTGATCAGCCTGACCGTGTTCAGAGGCAAAGTCGCGGGGCCGGCAGACCCTTATTAG
- a CDS encoding (Fe-S)-binding protein, whose translation MRIGLFIPCYIDAFFPKVGIATLELLERFGHEVVYPRDQTCCGQPMANSGFNAECAATEALFVRNFSGFDYVVGPSGSCVHHVRDNFDAIEQSAEVKVVRARTYELVEFLHDILKVDAFPWAGFPHRVGLHNSCGTLRRLKHATPSELHEPFFSKPMDLLSKVDGIEFVKPARPDECCGFGGTFSVFEEVVSTKMGYDKVSDHARAGAEYIVSADSSCLMHQQGCAERIGVPLKFIHIAEILNGANA comes from the coding sequence ATGCGAATTGGACTTTTCATCCCCTGTTATATCGATGCTTTCTTTCCGAAAGTCGGCATCGCGACCCTCGAGTTACTCGAGCGCTTCGGCCACGAGGTCGTATATCCTCGCGACCAGACCTGTTGTGGACAACCGATGGCCAATAGCGGGTTCAACGCCGAATGTGCCGCTACCGAGGCCCTGTTCGTGCGCAATTTCTCCGGCTTCGATTACGTCGTAGGGCCGTCCGGTAGTTGTGTTCACCATGTGCGCGACAATTTCGACGCCATCGAGCAGAGCGCCGAGGTGAAGGTGGTTCGTGCCCGCACCTACGAGCTGGTCGAGTTTCTCCACGACATCCTGAAGGTGGATGCGTTTCCGTGGGCCGGGTTCCCGCATCGTGTCGGCCTGCACAACAGCTGCGGCACCTTGCGCCGGCTCAAGCACGCGACACCCTCCGAGCTGCATGAGCCATTTTTCTCCAAGCCAATGGACCTGCTGTCGAAGGTGGACGGGATCGAATTCGTCAAGCCGGCGAGACCGGACGAGTGTTGCGGCTTCGGGGGCACCTTCTCGGTGTTCGAGGAAGTCGTTTCCACCAAGATGGGATACGACAAGGTCAGCGATCATGCCCGCGCCGGTGCCGAGTACATCGTATCGGCCGATAGCTCATGCCTGATGCATCAGCAAGGCTGCGCCGAGCGCATCGGCGTGCCGCTCAAGTTCATCCACATCGCCGAAATATTGAACGGAGCCAACGCATGA
- a CDS encoding cytochrome ubiquinol oxidase subunit I, whose amino-acid sequence MDITSLILSRLQFAFTVSFHIIFPSFTIGLAAWLTVLESLHLATGRPTYRLLFEFWLKIFGVAFGFGVVSGIVMAFEFGTNWSELSRMSGPIQGPLLAYETFTAFALEATFFGVLLFGRQKVAPWFYLFSTAMVALGTTLSAFWIMINNSWMQVPVGYVVENGMFVPNDWTKIIFNSVVWSRFPHMLFAAYLTGAFCVAATGAWYLLRGTFAAEAKIMLRMGLYLAAVLMPIQLFFGHLNGEYIVRYQPSKMAAIEARWHNEKPASEVLLAWPDVAQRRNRFAITLPAPLGSLIDSDSLDAAEVGLDSIPESDWPPVLIPFFGFRIMVGCGLLMLALAWAGTYLSRDGRLERNRLVLWATFLSFPLPFIATLTGWFVAEVGRQPWVVYGVVRTADALTPFLTTRAATISLIVFCSIYTFIFAFGVFYIYRLLRAGPVGHLVRPPSAAIPSRPLSVVDESVTVDAFHAQAGEWP is encoded by the coding sequence ATGGACATCACGTCGCTCATTCTCTCGCGGCTGCAGTTCGCGTTCACCGTTTCGTTTCACATCATCTTCCCGTCTTTCACGATCGGGCTGGCAGCCTGGCTCACCGTGCTGGAATCCCTTCATCTCGCGACGGGGCGCCCTACCTACCGCCTCTTGTTCGAGTTTTGGCTCAAAATCTTCGGTGTGGCTTTCGGATTCGGCGTTGTCTCCGGGATCGTCATGGCGTTCGAGTTCGGCACCAATTGGAGCGAACTGTCCCGCATGTCGGGCCCGATCCAGGGGCCGCTGCTCGCATACGAGACCTTCACCGCTTTTGCGTTGGAAGCGACTTTCTTCGGCGTGCTTCTGTTCGGCCGTCAGAAGGTTGCCCCCTGGTTCTACCTGTTTTCGACCGCGATGGTGGCCCTCGGCACCACGCTGTCGGCGTTTTGGATCATGATCAACAACAGCTGGATGCAGGTTCCGGTCGGCTATGTCGTCGAGAACGGCATGTTCGTGCCGAATGATTGGACCAAGATCATCTTCAACTCGGTGGTCTGGTCGCGTTTTCCACACATGCTGTTTGCCGCTTACCTGACCGGCGCATTCTGCGTTGCTGCGACCGGCGCGTGGTATCTGCTGCGTGGCACGTTCGCCGCCGAGGCGAAGATCATGCTCCGCATGGGCCTGTATCTGGCCGCCGTGCTCATGCCAATTCAGCTCTTCTTCGGACACCTCAATGGTGAATACATTGTCCGTTACCAACCCTCGAAGATGGCCGCCATCGAGGCGCGATGGCACAACGAAAAGCCGGCATCCGAAGTACTGCTCGCGTGGCCGGACGTAGCGCAGCGGCGCAATCGTTTCGCGATCACCTTACCTGCACCCCTGGGCAGCTTGATCGACTCCGACAGTCTCGACGCCGCGGAAGTTGGTCTCGATAGCATTCCCGAGAGCGACTGGCCGCCGGTACTCATTCCTTTCTTCGGCTTCAGGATCATGGTCGGCTGTGGCCTGCTCATGTTGGCCTTGGCCTGGGCCGGAACGTATCTGAGCCGAGACGGACGTCTCGAGCGCAATCGGTTGGTGCTCTGGGCCACGTTCCTCAGCTTTCCGCTGCCCTTCATTGCGACCTTGACCGGCTGGTTCGTGGCCGAGGTGGGACGCCAGCCCTGGGTGGTTTATGGCGTGGTGAGAACTGCGGACGCGTTGACGCCGTTCCTGACGACGCGGGCGGCGACGATCTCGCTCATCGTCTTCTGCTCGATCTACACGTTCATCTTCGCGTTCGGCGTTTTCTACATCTACCGGCTGCTGCGCGCGGGACCGGTCGGACACCTCGTGCGGCCGCCCTCGGCCGCCATTCCCAGCCGGCCCCTATCCGTCGTCGACGAGTCAGTCACGGTGGATGCCTTTCACGCTCAGGCGGGAGAATGGCCATGA
- a CDS encoding aldolase/citrate lyase family protein, with the protein MTSQAPIRTRSWLFTPATPPERFVKASQAGADVAILDLEDAVAPEDKVGARSTALDYPAGNPSDGALHALRKTNLWR; encoded by the coding sequence ATGACTAGCCAGGCACCGATCCGCACTCGAAGCTGGCTGTTCACGCCGGCAACCCCCCCGGAACGCTTTGTGAAGGCATCTCAGGCCGGCGCCGACGTTGCGATCTTGGACCTTGAGGATGCCGTGGCACCTGAAGATAAGGTGGGCGCCAGGAGCACTGCTCTCGATTACCCGGCGGGAAACCCTTCCGATGGAGCGCTACACGCGCTGCGAAAGACTAATCTCTGGCGGTAA
- a CDS encoding NAD-dependent malic enzyme translates to MNERAKITAKNKHLDILQGIALLGDPARNKGTAFTLEERSRYGLEGLLPNSVETIDRQVERVLGHLEAKPTDLERYVYLSGLSDRNETLFYRAVMSDPARFIPILYDPTVAYACLTFGHIYRRARGMYISRHMKGRIAEVLRNWPQQDIRFICVSTGGRILGLGDIGANGMGIPIGKLQLYTACAAVPPTSLLPVLLDIGTTNEVLRADPLYLGLREPPPSDQELDELTDEFVQAVQEVFPDCCIHFEDWKGTDAIRMLKRYGDKVLCYNDDIQGTASVALAGLITALQIVDAPLTDQRILFLGAGSAGIGIAGLIAAAIQEKGLSQDEARRRISMFDIDGLLEPSRSDLSEDQKVYAHKAAPSKDLVQTIEALKPTVLIGVSTKGGAFTQQVVEAMSRLNERPIIFALSNPTEKAECSAEQAYTWSKGKALFAAGVQFPDVTVNGKTFHPGQANNFYIFPAVGLATYVARPRRITDACFIAAAQACADQVGPELRAKGMLFPSQDSILEQEVTTAVRVAEFMFDQGLAQVERPRDIRAWIEGQLYKPQY, encoded by the coding sequence ATGAATGAACGAGCAAAGATTACCGCTAAGAACAAGCACCTGGATATTCTGCAGGGTATTGCGTTGCTGGGCGATCCCGCCCGCAATAAGGGTACGGCCTTCACGCTAGAGGAGCGCAGCCGCTATGGGCTTGAAGGTCTTCTGCCGAATTCGGTGGAAACCATTGACCGTCAGGTCGAGCGCGTGCTGGGACACCTGGAGGCAAAGCCGACCGACCTCGAACGCTACGTCTATCTTAGCGGCCTATCGGACCGGAATGAGACGCTGTTCTACCGCGCGGTGATGTCTGATCCCGCGCGCTTCATACCGATCCTCTATGACCCGACCGTGGCCTATGCCTGTCTCACTTTTGGCCACATCTATCGACGCGCCCGCGGCATGTACATCAGCCGCCACATGAAGGGTCGCATCGCCGAGGTTCTGCGCAACTGGCCGCAGCAGGACATCCGTTTCATCTGCGTCTCCACCGGCGGGCGCATCCTCGGCCTCGGTGACATAGGCGCCAACGGCATGGGCATTCCGATCGGCAAGCTGCAGCTCTACACGGCGTGTGCAGCGGTGCCGCCGACGAGCCTGCTTCCGGTGCTGCTCGACATCGGCACGACCAACGAGGTGCTGCGCGCCGATCCGCTCTATCTCGGGTTACGGGAGCCGCCTCCGTCGGATCAGGAACTGGACGAGCTGACCGACGAATTCGTGCAAGCGGTTCAGGAGGTCTTTCCCGACTGCTGCATCCATTTCGAAGACTGGAAGGGCACCGACGCCATTCGGATGCTCAAGCGGTACGGCGACAAGGTGTTGTGCTACAATGATGACATCCAGGGCACTGCCAGCGTGGCGCTTGCAGGACTGATAACTGCATTGCAGATCGTTGACGCGCCGCTGACTGACCAGCGCATCCTGTTCCTGGGTGCCGGGTCGGCGGGAATCGGCATCGCCGGTCTTATCGCAGCTGCCATACAGGAAAAAGGGTTGTCCCAGGACGAAGCGCGCCGCCGCATCTCGATGTTCGACATCGATGGTCTGCTCGAGCCGTCCCGCTCCGACCTCTCGGAAGATCAGAAGGTGTACGCGCACAAGGCTGCGCCGTCGAAAGATCTTGTGCAAACCATCGAAGCGTTGAAGCCAACGGTGCTGATAGGCGTCAGCACCAAGGGCGGCGCGTTTACTCAGCAGGTCGTCGAGGCGATGAGCCGGCTCAACGAGCGGCCCATCATCTTCGCGCTCTCCAACCCGACCGAAAAGGCGGAATGCTCTGCCGAGCAGGCCTACACCTGGTCAAAGGGCAAGGCTCTGTTTGCGGCCGGAGTACAGTTTCCGGATGTGACGGTGAACGGCAAAACCTTTCACCCCGGTCAGGCCAACAACTTCTACATCTTCCCGGCGGTTGGCCTCGCCACCTACGTGGCGCGGCCGCGGCGAATCACTGACGCCTGCTTCATCGCGGCCGCTCAGGCATGCGCAGACCAGGTCGGCCCTGAGCTGCGCGCCAAAGGCATGCTGTTTCCCAGTCAGGACAGCATCCTGGAGCAGGAAGTGACCACGGCAGTCCGCGTCGCGGAGTTCATGTTCGACCAGGGCCTGGCGCAAGTAGAGCGCCCGCGCGACATCCGCGCCTGGATCGAGGGTCAGCTCTACAAGCCTCAATACTGA